From the genome of Geminocystis herdmanii PCC 6308, one region includes:
- a CDS encoding acyl-CoA desaturase, which translates to MTVTTSEKPPLAWHIIIYMATIHLVALFAFLPSNFSWKAVGVTAFLYWLTACIGITLGYHRFVSHRSFDAPKWVEYILVLCGALACQGGPISWVGLHRIHHKYSDHEGDPHDSNKGFWWSHMGWMFIKNPANQHVPKYTKDIQNDPFYLFCEKYFIPIQFVLGLFLLWWGGIPFVVWGIFLRLVLVFHVTWFVNSATHKFGYVSHESNDHSRNCWWVALLTFGEGWHNNHHAFQYSARHGFQWWELDLTWFTIKFLEFFGLAKNIKLAPVLKAN; encoded by the coding sequence ATGACAGTTACAACTTCCGAAAAACCGCCTTTGGCATGGCATATTATTATTTACATGGCTACTATTCATTTAGTAGCTTTATTTGCGTTTCTACCTAGTAATTTTAGCTGGAAAGCCGTAGGAGTTACAGCTTTTTTATACTGGTTAACCGCTTGTATTGGTATCACATTAGGTTATCACCGTTTCGTTTCCCATCGTAGCTTTGACGCTCCAAAATGGGTAGAGTATATCCTTGTTCTTTGTGGCGCATTAGCTTGTCAAGGAGGACCAATTTCTTGGGTAGGTTTACATCGTATTCATCATAAATATTCTGATCATGAAGGTGATCCCCATGATTCTAACAAAGGTTTTTGGTGGAGTCACATGGGTTGGATGTTTATTAAAAATCCTGCTAATCAACACGTTCCCAAATATACAAAAGATATTCAAAACGATCCTTTTTATCTTTTCTGTGAAAAATATTTTATTCCCATTCAATTCGTTCTCGGTTTATTTCTCTTATGGTGGGGCGGAATCCCTTTCGTTGTCTGGGGTATTTTTCTTCGTTTAGTGTTAGTATTTCATGTAACTTGGTTTGTTAACAGTGCTACTCATAAATTTGGTTATGTAAGCCACGAATCCAATGATCACTCTCGTAACTGTTGGTGGGTTGCCTTATTAACTTTCGGTGAAGGTTGGCACAATAATCACCATGCTTTCCAATATTCTGCTCGTCATGGTTTTCAGTGGTGGGAACTTGACTTAACATGGTTTACCATTAAATTTTTAGAATTTTTCGGTTTAGCAAAAAATATAAAATTAGCACCAGTTTTAAAAGCTAATTAA
- a CDS encoding FAD-binding oxidoreductase: protein MKINFSIPLTQIQEKVSDINGESLEIVEWDQVEPWKNRISQLKTKSDVPSYLVIPNTKDMLSQFLNVCDEHLFPIFPVGNATKINWGKSIDRAKIFVSTQRINGIIDHAVEDLTVTVESGMKIKDLQQILALKGQFLPIDPCFPESATIGGIIATANTGSWRQRYGGVRDLLLGISFLRGDGKEAKAGGRVVKNVAGYDLMKLFTGSYGNLGIITEATFRLFPLPENSLTVTLTGEKDSIYQLQKTVTASGLTPTAMDLLSKSLVKTFDLGTELGLILRFQGITESIKQQSSQVITWAENLNLSIKIYDDQEELNLWKNLPLKTYEGDVICKVGIVPSQAINLIDKYDNHGLINISQGIGFLSFSEAIKSHHILNLRQFCNDNSGFLTVLNAPFKPQFEPWGYVGNGLKMMKIIKQNFDPQGVFVDRL, encoded by the coding sequence ATGAAGATAAATTTTTCAATTCCTTTAACACAAATTCAAGAAAAAGTTAGTGATATTAACGGCGAATCTTTAGAAATTGTTGAATGGGATCAAGTTGAACCTTGGAAAAATAGAATTAGTCAACTCAAGACAAAAAGTGATGTTCCTTCCTATCTGGTTATTCCCAATACCAAGGATATGTTATCACAGTTTTTGAATGTTTGTGACGAACATCTATTTCCAATTTTTCCAGTGGGTAACGCTACGAAGATAAATTGGGGTAAGTCGATCGATCGAGCTAAGATATTTGTCAGTACCCAGAGAATCAACGGTATCATTGATCATGCGGTGGAAGATTTAACCGTAACAGTAGAATCAGGCATGAAAATCAAAGACTTACAGCAGATTTTAGCCTTAAAAGGACAATTTTTACCCATTGATCCTTGTTTTCCCGAATCTGCCACCATTGGGGGAATTATTGCCACGGCAAACACGGGGAGTTGGCGACAAAGATATGGGGGAGTAAGAGATTTATTGTTAGGTATTTCTTTTTTGCGAGGGGATGGCAAGGAAGCTAAAGCGGGGGGGAGAGTGGTGAAAAATGTAGCTGGTTATGATTTAATGAAGTTGTTTACGGGTTCTTATGGTAATTTAGGCATTATTACAGAAGCTACATTTCGTTTGTTTCCTTTACCAGAAAATTCTTTAACGGTGACGCTAACAGGAGAGAAGGATTCTATTTATCAGTTACAAAAAACTGTTACTGCTTCGGGTTTAACTCCCACTGCTATGGATTTATTATCAAAATCTTTAGTTAAAACCTTTGATTTAGGTACAGAATTAGGGTTAATATTGCGTTTTCAAGGCATTACTGAGAGTATTAAACAACAGTCATCCCAAGTAATAACCTGGGCAGAAAACCTTAATTTATCAATAAAAATTTATGATGATCAAGAGGAGTTAAATTTATGGAAAAACTTACCTTTAAAAACCTATGAAGGAGATGTTATTTGTAAAGTGGGCATTGTACCAAGTCAGGCGATTAATTTAATAGATAAATATGATAATCATGGTTTAATTAATATTAGTCAAGGAATAGGTTTTTTATCTTTTTCTGAAGCAATAAAAAGTCATCATATTCTCAATTTACGTCAATTTTGTAATGATAATAGTGGTTTCTTAACGGTTTTAAATGCTCCTTTTAAACCTCAATTTGAGCCTTGGGGCTATGTTGGTAATGGGTTAAAAATGATGAAGATTATTAAACAAAATTTTGATCCTCAAGGGGTTTTTGTCGATCGATTATAA
- a CDS encoding response regulator has protein sequence MQSKTKISLPLLILVIFSFLGNYLKLPLFFGVDFLFGTIFVWIIVYFYGSLWGIISAIICGSYTWILWGHPYALIIHTLEAIFVSYYWEKKNQNLIITNIFYWSVIGSSLIFLFYYFILKVSFLGVILIIFKQGVNSILNSLISILIISYFPVNKLIKLPDKKLLLSFQKNLFNLLISLILIPTLTITIINTYNKINNIESSIIDKLNSTADEWRSDILNWQENRSLALQKIASFNLDNQDLLDNKLSTIKNIFTDLSNISIIDKNGNLIASSFIDKEQEELIQEDFKDINELVTGKKNPQLTITDIHRHQNFSIPHITLSYPIVGANKEFQGVVFATVYSKNLSNFLQLNKLKNNVIVFILDAKNQVISTNNLTDDNSNINGANYKISPLNNNIEQWLPIQPGVPIMTRWSNSFYVKKISVSENFSWNILVKIKAEPYIKGLQINYIKSLATMYILILIAFLFADQISKKLVKPLDKLAMITTDLPDKITDNLPFIWEITGIKEIEILADNYRSMIYALQEKFQELEESRENLFLKVEESTQELRLNTKRLEEEIEEKKEIEDLLRKKDERYELAISGTNDGLWDWNLNTNEIYFSPTWMRIIGYENNPLPPNIDSWFHNIHEEDLEQNLHDIHNYLSGETNLYQNIHRIQHSNGDYIWILAKGNQDVDEEGKPYRLVGTITEITEKIKVEQDLQLAKEQAEAANQAKSEFLATMSHEIRTPMNAVIGMTGLLLDTPLNDEQKEFAEIIRTSGDTLLTIINDILDFSKIESGNLELEYQPLPIHLVVEESLDLLAPKALNKNLELIYFIPPEIPSTVNGDVTRLRQILVNLLSNSIKFTKTGEVVLSVGIYKTTKINDNVTEYELIFTVKDTGIGIPASRMDRLFKAFSQVDASTTRNYGGTGLGLAICLRLVEMMGGRMWVESKGNIAGNSPPDWVISSGLNDQGSMFCFTIKTNVSNLFATTTPPNPEILKGKKVLIVDDNDTNRQVLMIQCNNLGMESILTSSGRSTLALLKNQPPLDLAILDMQMPSMDGVTLAKQIRLLPAYKNLPLILLSSIGNFEMQDYIKQVDWSATLSKPIKQSQLSDILTKICHQEIGNYFKSVDTLSSSSPYDNIASIAPLKILIAEDNIVNQKVITNILKRLGYRAEVVANGLEVLETLRRQSYDLILMDVQMPEMDGLTATRQIRTLWDTPYGNFQGNAPYIIAMTANAMEGDREICLSAGMNDYLSKPVRVESLVQKLKNLKKNNSTSDIINNRQPESPKIMVQLDSEVLSELKEMIGEEDFKEVFCDLLNAYLEDSPKLIQGLINALATRNLPEIKINAHTLKSSSASLGAIKLADLSKKVELCSVKNDLKESSLLIPQLIAEYKQIEILMRQELKKLQ, from the coding sequence ATGCAAAGTAAGACAAAAATTAGTCTTCCGTTATTAATTTTAGTGATATTTTCCTTCTTAGGAAATTATCTCAAACTACCTTTATTTTTTGGGGTGGACTTTTTATTTGGAACTATTTTTGTTTGGATAATTGTCTATTTTTATGGAAGTTTATGGGGTATAATTAGTGCTATTATTTGTGGCTCTTACACATGGATATTATGGGGGCATCCCTACGCCCTTATTATACACACGTTAGAAGCTATTTTTGTGAGCTATTATTGGGAGAAAAAAAATCAAAATTTAATTATAACTAATATATTTTATTGGTCAGTAATTGGTAGTTCTTTAATTTTTCTGTTTTATTATTTTATTCTTAAAGTATCTTTTTTAGGGGTTATTTTAATAATATTTAAACAAGGTGTTAATAGCATTTTAAATAGTTTAATTTCTATTTTAATTATTAGTTATTTCCCCGTCAATAAGTTAATAAAATTACCTGATAAAAAACTATTATTATCTTTTCAAAAAAACTTATTTAACTTATTAATTAGTTTAATTTTAATCCCGACTCTTACCATTACTATTATTAATACCTATAATAAAATTAATAATATTGAATCGTCAATTATAGACAAACTTAATAGTACCGCCGATGAATGGCGATCGGACATATTAAATTGGCAGGAAAATCGTAGTTTAGCACTGCAAAAAATAGCATCTTTTAATCTGGATAATCAAGATTTATTAGACAATAAATTATCTACTATTAAAAATATTTTTACTGATTTATCTAATATATCTATAATTGATAAAAATGGTAATTTAATTGCTTCCTCTTTCATTGATAAAGAACAGGAAGAACTAATTCAAGAAGATTTTAAAGATATTAATGAATTGGTAACGGGTAAAAAAAATCCTCAATTGACAATAACTGATATTCATAGACATCAGAATTTTTCTATTCCTCACATAACTCTCAGTTATCCCATTGTAGGAGCAAATAAGGAATTTCAAGGAGTAGTTTTTGCCACTGTTTATAGTAAAAATTTAAGTAACTTTTTGCAATTAAATAAACTTAAAAATAATGTTATTGTCTTTATTTTAGATGCTAAAAATCAAGTGATTAGTACGAATAACTTAACAGATGATAATAGTAATATTAATGGTGCAAATTACAAAATTAGCCCTTTAAATAATAATATAGAGCAATGGTTGCCCATTCAACCTGGTGTCCCTATTATGACTCGCTGGAGCAACTCATTTTATGTGAAAAAAATTTCCGTCAGTGAAAATTTTTCTTGGAATATTTTAGTAAAAATTAAAGCTGAACCTTACATCAAAGGTTTACAAATTAATTATATTAAATCTTTGGCTACTATGTATATTCTTATTCTTATCGCATTTTTATTCGCTGATCAAATAAGTAAAAAATTAGTCAAACCTTTAGATAAATTGGCAATGATTACTACAGATTTGCCTGATAAAATTACTGATAATCTTCCCTTTATTTGGGAAATTACGGGAATTAAAGAAATTGAAATTTTAGCGGATAATTATCGATCGATGATTTATGCGTTACAAGAAAAATTCCAAGAATTAGAAGAATCCAGAGAAAACTTATTCCTGAAAGTAGAAGAAAGTACTCAGGAATTAAGATTAAATACGAAAAGATTAGAAGAAGAAATAGAAGAAAAAAAAGAAATTGAAGATTTATTAAGAAAAAAAGATGAACGTTATGAATTAGCAATTTCAGGTACAAATGATGGACTTTGGGATTGGAATTTGAATACCAATGAAATTTATTTTTCCCCGACATGGATGCGAATTATCGGTTATGAAAATAATCCTTTACCCCCTAATATTGATAGTTGGTTTCATAACATCCATGAGGAAGATTTAGAACAAAATTTACACGATATTCATAATTATTTATCGGGAGAAACTAACTTATATCAAAATATTCATCGTATCCAACATTCTAATGGTGATTATATTTGGATTCTAGCCAAGGGAAATCAAGATGTTGACGAAGAAGGAAAACCTTATCGTTTGGTAGGTACAATTACAGAAATTACTGAAAAAATTAAGGTAGAACAAGACTTACAACTAGCAAAAGAACAAGCTGAGGCGGCTAATCAGGCTAAAAGTGAGTTTTTGGCGACTATGAGTCACGAAATCCGCACTCCCATGAATGCCGTTATTGGTATGACAGGTTTATTATTAGATACACCTTTAAATGATGAACAAAAAGAGTTTGCTGAAATTATCCGCACCAGTGGAGATACTTTATTAACGATTATTAATGATATTCTCGATTTTTCTAAAATTGAGTCGGGAAACCTAGAGTTAGAATATCAACCGTTGCCTATTCATTTGGTAGTGGAAGAATCATTGGATTTGTTAGCGCCAAAAGCCTTAAATAAAAATTTGGAATTAATTTATTTTATTCCTCCAGAAATTCCATCTACGGTGAATGGAGATGTTACCAGATTAAGACAAATTTTAGTTAATTTACTCAGTAATAGTATTAAATTTACGAAAACAGGGGAAGTTGTTTTATCTGTAGGAATTTACAAAACTACGAAAATAAATGATAATGTCACAGAATATGAGTTAATTTTTACGGTGAAAGACACAGGAATTGGTATTCCTGCTAGTCGTATGGATAGATTATTTAAGGCTTTTTCTCAGGTGGATGCTTCTACCACTCGTAACTATGGAGGCACGGGGTTAGGTTTAGCTATTTGTTTGCGTTTGGTGGAAATGATGGGGGGTAGAATGTGGGTGGAAAGTAAAGGTAATATTGCAGGTAATTCTCCTCCTGATTGGGTGATTTCTTCGGGGTTAAATGATCAAGGTTCGATGTTTTGTTTTACTATTAAAACTAACGTTTCCAATCTTTTTGCTACGACTACCCCTCCTAATCCTGAAATTTTAAAGGGCAAAAAAGTTTTAATTGTGGATGACAATGATACTAACCGTCAGGTGTTGATGATTCAGTGTAATAATTTGGGTATGGAATCTATCTTAACCTCATCGGGTCGATCGACTTTAGCTTTATTGAAAAATCAACCTCCTCTTGATTTAGCTATTTTAGATATGCAAATGCCTTCTATGGATGGGGTAACGTTAGCTAAACAAATTCGTCTTTTACCTGCTTATAAAAATTTACCTTTAATTTTGTTAAGTTCGATCGGTAATTTTGAAATGCAAGACTATATTAAACAAGTCGATTGGAGTGCCACCCTTAGTAAACCCATCAAACAATCTCAACTATCAGATATTTTGACAAAAATTTGTCATCAAGAAATAGGTAATTATTTTAAGTCCGTGGATACTCTTTCAAGTTCTTCCCCCTATGATAATATTGCTAGTATTGCACCTTTAAAAATCTTGATTGCCGAAGATAACATTGTTAATCAAAAAGTTATTACTAATATTCTCAAACGTTTAGGTTATCGTGCGGAAGTAGTAGCCAATGGGTTGGAAGTATTAGAAACTTTACGCCGTCAATCCTATGATTTAATTTTGATGGATGTGCAAATGCCGGAAATGGATGGTTTAACCGCTACTCGTCAAATTCGTACTCTTTGGGATACTCCCTACGGTAATTTTCAAGGCAATGCCCCTTATATTATAGCCATGACGGCTAATGCCATGGAGGGCGATCGAGAAATTTGTTTATCGGCGGGAATGAATGATTATTTATCGAAACCTGTGAGGGTAGAAAGTTTAGTACAAAAATTAAAAAATCTTAAAAAAAATAACTCCACTTCAGACATAATTAATAATAGACAACCAGAATCCCCAAAAATTATGGTGCAATTAGATTCAGAAGTACTCTCAGAATTAAAAGAAATGATTGGAGAAGAAGACTTTAAGGAAGTTTTTTGCGATTTACTCAATGCTTATTTAGAAGATAGCCCTAAACTGATACAGGGTTTAATTAATGCCTTAGCCACTAGGAATCTCCCCGAAATCAAAATTAATGCTCACACCCTTAAATCTAGTAGTGCTAGTTTAGGTGCGATAAAATTAGCTGATTTATCGAAAAAAGTTGAATTATGCTCGGTAAAAAATGATTTAAAAGAATCTTCTCTTCTCATTCCACAATTAATTGCAGAATATAAACAAATAGAAATTTTAATGCGTCAAGAATTGAAAAAATTACAATAA
- a CDS encoding ABC transporter ATP-binding protein: MIEVNDLGKIYGATQAIKNVSFSVEKGTILGFLGPNGAGKTTTMRILSGYIPATTGKAIIAGFEVHENPMAVRERIGYLPENPPLYTDMTVKDYLGFVTKIKGVSSGDRAQKVQKALQCCQLEDRSNTIIRKLSKGYRQRVGIAQAIVHDPPVIILDEPTVGLDPRQIIEVRNLIKSLAGERTVILSTHILPEVSMTCDFVTIINKGSVVATGKPDELLQQMQGSGGYNIEVEGDINNLSVKLEEIAGVKSVKIEAISDMENRFLIKINLDNYDSGKDIASLIVSQGISLYEMKRSHPSLEDVFLQLTTNELIDNQS; this comes from the coding sequence ATGATTGAAGTTAATGATTTAGGTAAAATTTACGGCGCGACTCAAGCCATTAAAAATGTTTCTTTTTCTGTGGAAAAGGGTACTATCTTAGGATTTTTAGGACCAAATGGAGCAGGAAAAACTACAACCATGCGTATTCTTAGCGGTTATATTCCAGCTACCACAGGTAAAGCTATTATCGCAGGTTTTGAAGTCCATGAAAATCCTATGGCGGTAAGGGAAAGAATTGGTTATTTGCCAGAAAATCCCCCCCTTTATACCGATATGACAGTCAAAGATTATCTCGGTTTCGTCACAAAAATTAAAGGAGTTTCCAGTGGCGATCGAGCCCAAAAGGTACAAAAGGCTTTACAATGTTGTCAACTAGAGGATCGATCGAATACCATTATCCGCAAATTATCCAAAGGTTATCGTCAAAGAGTTGGCATAGCACAGGCGATTGTACATGATCCACCTGTTATTATTTTAGATGAACCTACCGTTGGTTTAGACCCTCGTCAAATTATCGAAGTAAGAAATCTCATTAAAAGTTTAGCAGGAGAAAGAACCGTTATTCTCTCCACTCATATTTTGCCCGAAGTGAGTATGACTTGTGATTTCGTCACTATTATTAATAAAGGTAGTGTTGTCGCTACGGGTAAACCAGACGAACTTTTACAGCAAATGCAAGGCAGTGGAGGATATAACATAGAAGTTGAAGGAGATATTAACAATTTATCTGTGAAATTAGAGGAAATTGCAGGAGTAAAAAGTGTCAAGATTGAAGCCATTTCCGACATGGAAAACCGCTTTTTAATTAAAATTAATCTCGATAACTATGATTCAGGCAAAGATATTGCTTCCCTCATTGTCTCTCAAGGAATTAGTCTTTATGAGATGAAAAGAAGTCATCCCTCCCTTGAAGATGTATTTTTACAACTGACGACTAACGAGTTAATCGATAATCAATCATGA
- the hpf gene encoding ribosome hibernation-promoting factor, HPF/YfiA family, with translation MKFLIQGNNIEVTESIHDYVEEKLEKAVKHFQNLATKVDVHLSVARNARISDKHKAEVTVYANGTIIRAQEHSENLYASIDLVSDKIARQLRKYKERQLDKKIHPQVKTTDAVEEKPVEGNLIGDRTPELPTEVVRMKYFAMTPMTIDDALEQLQMVDHDFYMFQNKETGDINVIYQRNHGGFGVIQPRNATH, from the coding sequence ATGAAATTTTTAATTCAAGGAAACAATATTGAAGTCACTGAATCTATCCATGATTATGTAGAGGAAAAACTAGAAAAAGCTGTTAAACATTTTCAAAATTTAGCAACAAAAGTTGATGTACATTTATCCGTGGCTAGAAATGCTCGTATTAGCGACAAACATAAAGCAGAAGTTACGGTATATGCTAATGGTACGATAATTCGGGCGCAAGAACATAGTGAAAATTTATATGCCAGTATTGACCTTGTTTCTGATAAAATTGCTCGTCAACTGCGCAAATATAAAGAAAGACAATTAGACAAAAAAATTCACCCTCAAGTTAAAACTACTGATGCGGTGGAAGAAAAACCCGTTGAAGGTAATCTTATTGGCGATCGCACTCCTGAATTACCAACGGAAGTAGTTAGAATGAAATACTTTGCCATGACTCCCATGACGATCGATGATGCTTTAGAGCAGTTACAAATGGTAGATCATGATTTTTATATGTTTCAAAATAAAGAAACAGGAGACATCAACGTTATCTACCAGCGCAATCATGGCGGTTTTGGTGTGATTCAACCCCGTAATGCGACTCATTAG
- a CDS encoding ion channel, whose translation MINIYDTSYISQLLTNITNIFDAIFLIFSIMTIYGKINLETNVNNDVIRGGICIYLMLGILWYLFYQMIYIFDINAFRFPEFRSASENINLFYFSFITLTTVGYGDITPVNNYAMIFSNLEGLCGQLFPAICIATLVSLYKK comes from the coding sequence TTGATTAATATTTATGATACAAGTTATATTTCACAATTATTAACGAATATAACTAATATTTTTGATGCTATATTTTTAATTTTTTCTATTATGACTATTTACGGAAAAATTAATTTAGAAACGAATGTTAATAATGATGTAATAAGAGGCGGTATTTGTATTTATCTTATGTTAGGTATTTTATGGTATTTATTTTATCAAATGATTTATATTTTTGATATTAATGCCTTCCGTTTTCCTGAATTTAGAAGTGCATCAGAAAATATTAATTTATTTTATTTTAGTTTTATCACTTTAACCACAGTAGGTTATGGGGATATAACTCCTGTTAATAATTATGCCATGATTTTTAGTAATTTAGAAGGACTATGCGGACAACTTTTTCCTGCTATTTGTATCGCTACATTAGTTAGTTTATACAAAAAATAA
- a CDS encoding bestrophin family protein, with protein MKFNSFHKNRKSWFRALFNLNTSILPIVWEKAVFFGFISFLVCLGNESGFLISRPALTGLIPTLVLSLLLVFRTNSANDRFWEGRKLWGTIVNTLRNLAWQIWVNIQEVTPDDKEKKIYTLKLLTVFAIVTKNHLRGEIGEEEIKPFLSTTHYHQLITSQHLPLQVASYLGEYLYQESQKNNLNPYQLSKMQELINILMNMVGGCERILKTPIPYSYSIHLRQLLFLYCVLLPFQCVESLGWATIPFVTIVSYILYGIEAIALEIENPFGTDPNDLPLDQICQTVNQNIQDFILNQDRYKN; from the coding sequence ATGAAATTTAATAGTTTTCATAAAAACAGAAAATCTTGGTTTCGAGCCTTATTTAATCTCAATACTTCCATACTTCCTATCGTATGGGAAAAAGCCGTATTTTTTGGATTTATTTCCTTTCTAGTATGTCTAGGAAATGAATCTGGATTTTTAATTTCTCGCCCTGCATTAACAGGTTTAATTCCTACCCTTGTGTTAAGTTTACTCTTAGTTTTTCGTACTAATTCCGCTAACGATCGATTTTGGGAAGGGCGCAAACTATGGGGTACAATAGTCAACACCCTAAGAAATCTAGCATGGCAAATTTGGGTGAACATTCAAGAAGTTACCCCCGATGACAAAGAAAAAAAAATCTATACCCTCAAACTATTAACGGTATTTGCCATCGTCACCAAAAATCATTTACGAGGAGAAATAGGAGAAGAAGAAATTAAGCCTTTTCTATCAACCACCCACTATCATCAATTAATCACCAGTCAACATTTACCCCTGCAAGTCGCCAGTTATCTGGGAGAATATTTATATCAAGAGTCTCAAAAAAATAATCTTAACCCCTACCAATTAAGCAAGATGCAGGAATTAATTAATATTCTGATGAATATGGTAGGGGGATGTGAAAGAATTTTGAAAACTCCCATACCTTATTCCTATAGTATTCACCTGCGACAATTACTTTTTCTATACTGTGTTTTACTGCCTTTTCAATGCGTTGAATCTTTAGGATGGGCAACAATTCCCTTTGTGACGATCGTCAGTTATATATTATATGGTATAGAAGCCATCGCCCTTGAAATCGAAAACCCTTTCGGTACAGACCCTAATGATTTACCATTAGATCAGATATGTCAAACTGTCAATCAAAATATTCAAGATTTTATTCTTAATCAAGATAGATATAAGAATTAA
- a CDS encoding Tab2/Atab2 family RNA-binding protein, producing the protein MGKIWELDFYSRPILDENNKKLWEILICESPTSIDTDVNSLFRYSQFCSNNEVNSITLQKAIETAIEKSGDTPSKIRFFRRQMNNMIIKGCELAQIPVFSSRHTYALNQWLEERSQNFYPQQSGYDEKSAQTTSVQYPQNNAVNLPDAVKGDKQDKWALVSLSAKDLAEMKEWDIAFGEAYPLSMANIPPDTIIPGLIIFSARSLPLAGWMSGLELGYLRLEKSAFSKICLETGVSDSWILANLTDKATLAEGEGFEKAKKQANGVHFLAIQSSPESESFAGFWLLLDQV; encoded by the coding sequence ATGGGCAAAATTTGGGAATTAGATTTTTATTCACGACCGATTTTAGATGAAAATAACAAGAAACTATGGGAAATTCTCATCTGTGAAAGTCCTACTTCCATCGATACTGATGTTAACTCTTTATTTCGTTATTCCCAGTTTTGTTCTAATAATGAAGTAAATTCTATCACTTTACAAAAAGCGATCGAAACTGCCATCGAAAAATCAGGAGACACTCCCAGCAAAATACGCTTTTTTCGCCGTCAGATGAATAATATGATCATCAAAGGGTGTGAATTAGCACAAATTCCAGTATTTTCTTCTCGTCATACCTACGCTTTAAATCAATGGTTAGAAGAAAGAAGTCAAAACTTTTATCCTCAACAATCAGGCTATGATGAAAAATCGGCTCAAACTACTTCTGTACAATATCCCCAAAATAACGCTGTTAATCTTCCCGATGCCGTCAAAGGAGATAAACAAGATAAATGGGCATTAGTCAGCCTTAGCGCTAAAGATTTGGCGGAGATGAAAGAATGGGATATTGCCTTCGGAGAAGCCTATCCTTTATCTATGGCAAATATTCCCCCTGATACTATCATACCCGGATTAATTATTTTTTCGGCTCGATCGTTACCCCTAGCTGGATGGATGTCGGGTTTAGAGTTAGGCTATTTACGACTAGAAAAAAGCGCATTTTCTAAAATATGTTTAGAAACGGGAGTTAGTGACAGTTGGATACTTGCCAATCTCACGGATAAAGCAACTTTAGCGGAAGGGGAAGGTTTTGAGAAGGCAAAAAAACAAGCTAACGGAGTTCATTTTTTAGCGATACAATCCTCCCCTGAGTCTGAATCTTTCGCTGGTTTTTGGTTACTTTTAGATCAAGTTTAA
- a CDS encoding MlaE family lipid ABC transporter permease subunit yields the protein MNKVFERLLSGLFLTGQILLHILQGKIYRNNSLDQMAFVGPASLPIALITSASVGMVFTIQVAREFVYFGATTAVGGVLALALTRELAPVLTAVVLAGRVGSAFAAEIGTMKVTEQIDALYILKTDPVDYLVTPRVIACALMLPVLSILSLVLGMAAGLVISDTIYDISSSIFLDSVKNFLRTWDILVCIIKSVVFGALIAIIGCNWGLTTTGGAKGVGRSTTEAVVISLISIFVTNFFLSWLMFQGTGSAVIE from the coding sequence GTGAATAAAGTATTTGAAAGGTTACTATCAGGGTTATTTTTAACGGGACAAATTTTATTACATATTTTACAAGGGAAAATTTATCGTAATAATAGTTTAGATCAAATGGCGTTTGTGGGTCCTGCTTCTTTACCTATTGCTCTAATTACTTCTGCTTCTGTGGGTATGGTATTTACCATTCAAGTAGCGAGGGAATTTGTTTATTTTGGGGCAACTACGGCAGTGGGGGGAGTCTTAGCTTTAGCTTTAACCCGTGAATTAGCTCCAGTTTTGACGGCGGTTGTGTTAGCTGGAAGGGTAGGAAGTGCTTTTGCTGCGGAAATTGGCACGATGAAAGTTACAGAACAAATTGACGCTTTATATATCTTAAAAACTGATCCTGTTGACTATTTAGTCACCCCTAGGGTTATTGCTTGTGCTTTGATGTTACCTGTTTTAAGTATTCTTTCTCTGGTGCTAGGTATGGCTGCGGGGTTAGTTATCTCTGATACTATTTATGATATTTCTAGCTCGATTTTTCTTGATTCTGTTAAAAATTTCTTGAGAACGTGGGATATTCTCGTTTGTATTATTAAGTCTGTGGTTTTTGGTGCTTTAATTGCCATCATCGGCTGTAATTGGGGTTTAACGACTACTGGGGGAGCTAAAGGTGTAGGTCGATCGACCACAGAAGCTGTGGTAATTTCTTTGATTTCTATTTTTGTTACTAATTTTTTCCTGTCATGGTTAATGTTTCAAGGTACTGGTAGCGCGGTGATTGAGTAA